The sequence below is a genomic window from Gammaproteobacteria bacterium.
AGGCGGCCTTGACTCCGGGCGGCCGGTCTATGGACAACTGCTCGCGGATGGCGATGTGCAGGCCCATGTGCAGGAACGGATTGGTTTCGCCGCCTTCCGGTAACCAGTCGTGGTCCAGCGTCTTGTCGAGATCGCTGGCAAGCAGCGCGTGATATTCGGGGTGCAGGCGTATGACCTCGGCCACGATGGTTTCCAGCGCCGACAGCGGCTTGCCCGCCTGCTGTTTGCGCCAGACCTCGAGAAACATGCGGCGCGTATCGGTGCGGCTGTCGGGTTGAATGGGCATGCATCAGTC
It includes:
- a CDS encoding DUF1841 family protein, with translation MPIQPDSRTDTRRMFLEVWRKQQAGKPLSALETIVAEVIRLHPEYHALLASDLDKTLDHDWLPEGGETNPFLHMGLHIAIREQLSIDRPPGVKAAYRALLERTRDPHAAEHIMLECLAETLWRGQREGRLPDDQAYLACLKARTQK